A portion of the Plasmodium relictum strain SGS1 genome assembly, chromosome: 11 genome contains these proteins:
- a CDS encoding SWI/SNF-related matrix-associated actin-dependent regulator of chromatin, putative — protein MEPIDHLNSNILYVGSCSEKENVIKDLFLTALTTSIKEVDEKNYYLIQTLMKYENEINRCIDMSNYYINEAHSSNLKSEKVRRKLRIHIYTIFKDGEKEINYPSDIKYEDSVNIYKYVTPSSFTFNIHGYILNSDENESCEKEKSSFKGTYEHNTDNLEKKCVITKEMDNENSYSELDDISENNEHIDYYNTNAMKFTSFFSTIMVIRDKETIIYDKKNKSYYDCDKLTFTRIIGEKKNETIKIFLFLDQKVPFFELSPQLKKFMQSSEETLPEIIKCIYEYSLEKDLVDSCNMKTDEVLRDILEVDEYEFSELPKLLKKHISIQKPIVLEHTIDLENTEESESIYDIVIDTFEPYVSFEDGHFKKFVLDSHHLTKLLEFLKNNDNDDVINNKINEATIYEYNNKNYHNNNCNDKSGKNKKQKNEFSLIEKNQINYQKITNENIVLKENQENENKNMAVSIKNNNHLIDGNNESMEKGKEKEENIKIEEDEKKENNEKYLKKENFESGLNKMKDRENEKVNLKKSEEQIYNNEWYEFFDENKKNANIATMGISIFEKINGIQKEIDDINEKIINILCKIKHKNSLRLHYKHFYENPCEFIDYIMNSKFSVDYENINDNNYIYEQAVNINDDNYYKLPWIHRGISKYLLIKNKNFDDVLKSVLNSMNLEYKRKLNINSDANKKQKMFLRTEKVDPHKGYMNYICNTQQEVKNNAYYYPLNKNMSYAEPFNSSTQDYGNDMNYVNNNIHNPSFNITSNTYDRLTKNITIQNNYMQNNEQDSFCSYNQQGAYSQYMNAPFNELAAENNLNPMYNMASMEMYQKEGFYNSNNVIP, from the coding sequence atggAACCCATAGATCATTTGaattcaaatattttatatgtcGGTAGTTGTTCTGAAAAAGAGAATGTAATAAAAGATTTGTTTCTGACAGCTTTAACAACGTCAATTAAGGAAgtagatgaaaaaaattactatttAATTCAAACATTAATGAAATATGAAAACGAAATAAACAGATGTATTGATATGAGTAATTATTACATAAATGAAGCTCATTCATCTAATTTAAAGTCTGAAAAAGTAAGGCGTAAATTGAGAATTCACATATACACCATTTTTAAAGATGgggaaaaagaaataaattatccttcagatataaaatatgaagaTTCAgttaacatatataaatatgttacTCCGTCATCATTTACTTTTAATATTCATGGTTATATATTAAACTCAGATGAAAATGAGTCAtgtgaaaaagaaaaatcatCTTTTAAAGGAACCTATGAGCATAATACagataatttagaaaaaaaatgtgtaaTAACAAAGGAAATGGATAATGAAAATTCATATAGTGAATTAGATGATATATCagaaaataatgaacatATTGATTATTATAATACAAATGCTATGAAATTTACTTCCTTTTTTTCAACTATAATGGTTATAAGGGATAAAGAAACAattatatatgataaaaaaaataaaagttattaTGATTGTGATAAGTTAACTTTTACTCGAATAATtggtgaaaaaaaaaatgaaacaattaagatattcctttttttggATCAGAAAGTTCCCTTTTTTGAACTTTCCCCTCaattaaagaaatttatGCAATCCTCTGAAGAAACACTACCAGAAATAATAAAGTGTATTTATGAATATAGTTTAGAAAAAGATTTAGTTGATTCATGTAATATGAAAACCGATGAAGTACTAAGAGATATATTAGAGGTAGATGAATATGAATTTTCCGAATTACCTAAACTTTTGAAGAAACATATTTCTATTCAGAAACCAATAGTTCTAGAACATACTATTGATTTAGAGAACACTGAGGAATCAGAAAGTATATATGACATCGTTATTGATACATTTGAGCCTTACGTATCTTTTGAGGATggtcattttaaaaaatttgttcTTGATTCTCATCACTTAACTAAATTattagaatttttaaaaaataatgataatgatgatgtaattaataataaaataaacgaAGCTACtatttatgaatataataataaaaattaccataataataattgtaaTGATAAATCaggtaaaaataaaaaacaaaaaaatgaattttctttgattgaaaaaaatcaaattaattatcaaaaaattacaaatgaaaatattgtcttaaaagaaaatcaagaaaatgagaataaaaatatggcAGTTAGtatcaaaaataataatcacTTAATAGATGGGAATAATGAAAGCAtggaaaaaggaaaagaaaaagaggaaaatataaagattGAAGAGGATGAAAAGAAGGAAAATAAtgagaaatatttaaaaaaggaaaactTTGAAAGTGGacttaataaaatgaaagatAGAGAGAATGAGAaagtaaatttaaaaaaaagtgaagaacaaatttataataatgaatggtatgaattttttgatgaaaataaaaaaaatgcaaataTAGCTACTATGGGAATATCGATATTcgaaaaaataaatggaattcaaaaagaaatagatgatataaatgaaaaaattataaatattttatgtaaaattaaaCATAAAAACAGTCTAAGATTACAttataaacatttttatgaaaatccTTGTGAATTTATTGATTATATAATGAATAGCAAATTTTCTGTagattatgaaaatataaatgataataattatatttatgagCAAGCAGTTAATATTAATGATGACAATTATTATAAGCTTCCATGGATTCATAGAggtatttcaaaatatttattaattaaaaataaaaattttgatgaTGTTCTTAAATCTGTTTTAAATTCTATGAATTTGGAATATAAAAGGAAACTAAATATTAATTCAGATGCAaataaaaagcaaaaaatgtttttaagaACAGAAAAAGTAGATCCTCACAAGGGATATATGAATTACATTTGTAATACTCAACAAGAGGTAAAAAATAATGCGTATTATTATCccctaaataaaaatatgagtTATGCAGAGCCTTTTAATAGTTCAACTCAAGATTATGGTAATGATATGaattatgtaaataataatattcataACCCTAGTTTCAACATTACTTCAAATACGTATGATagattaacaaaaaatataactattCAAAATAACTATATGCAAAATAATGAACAAGATAGCTTTTGTTCGTATAACCAGCAGGGTGCATATTCTCAATATATGAATGCCCCTTTTAATGAATTAGCTGCTGAAAATAATTTGAACCCAATGTATAATATGGCATCAATGGAAATGTACCAAAAGGAGGGTTTCTATAATTCTAATAATGTTATtccataa
- the ApiAP2 gene encoding transcription factor with AP2 domain(s), putative yields the protein MITSLLLNKKYLNKNSYKNIMCSNIKKDLNKYFSNFLSCKIQPKSTSLIFSNDKKYFGVKRVVQKRKYMLKLIQPHQEKFDIEKYRDYIEKEKLSEKININNINIDNDKEVELYENYLLNYKYNKREVEKNATLPLSLLSSSFIRRTIYSNREDVLKNLKNINWKKYCCNVKGVRWHASGAWRVLFCKRNYQHNFFVKCDCYFRVSIYGFEKSKELAVLYRKRLEYEYLLLMKRWKEIEIENAKKRKIKKESEKKNENSEDEDNIEKIDNEYYNNENSKQQTVNH from the exons aTGATTACCTCCTTGTTACTAAATAAGAAAtacttaaataaaaactcttacaaaaatattatgtgtagtaatattaaaaaagatttaaataaatatttctcaaattttttatcatgTAAAATTCAACCTAAATCAACTAGCCTAATATTTTCTAATGATAAGAAATACTTCGGAGTAAAAAGAGTTGTTCAAAAAAGAA aaTATATGTTAAAATTAATACAACCACACCAAGAAAAATttgatatagaaaaatatagggattatatagaaaaagaaaaattaagcgaaaaaataaatataaacaatataaatattgATAATGATAAAGAAGTTGAgttatatgaaaattatttattaaattacaaatataataaaagggAGGTTGAAAAAAACGCGACTCTTcctttatctttattatctTCTTCCTTTATAAGAAGAACTATTTATTCAAATAGAGAagatgttttaaaaaatttaaaaaacattAACTGGAAAAAATATTGCTGCAATGTTAAAGGAGTAAGATGGCATGCTAGTGGGGCATGGCGTGTCTTATTTTGCAAAAGAAACTAccaacataatttttttgttaaatgtGACTGTTATTTTCGTGTAAGTATATATGGTTTTGAAAAAAGTAAAGAATTAGCTGTTCTTTATAGAAAACGACTTGAATATGAATATCTTTTACTAATGAAAAGATGGAAAGAAATTGAAAt AGAAAATgccaaaaaaagaaaaataaaaaaggaatctgaaaaaaaaaatgaaaattctgAAGACGAAGacaatatagaaaaaattgataatgAATATtacaataatgaaaattcaaAACAACAAACTGTGAatcattaa
- the SPT5 gene encoding transcription elongation factor SPT5, putative, whose product MEGNKILQNEIVNGDDEAKVINDEENEKEKEKLELKEVETEIGKEEEYKHIEQEEIKKQEQMKEIYQTEDEEDEENENVKDILLKKKRKKGQFKSSYIDTEAQENEEDDEDIEYRENRKIKKHGQKKRKLTTNKYISTFLDTEAQVGDDEEEEDYASSYIDEFEEAKKLEKKKMYETRLKSGTNHLAQAINKLSQRYENEKEIKEDTLTDGETLTEEEMSGEEYFDEGECLSTFDSPKMWLIKLFKNNIERNLAISIYYKYMKLKDNDFNIKGIYVSDNLKGYIYIEADSLYMLKRFLLGFKYINLNEISIVPVQELTSIFAMCHSKVIIPKVNEYVRIKRGVYMNDIGQIFEVHEKGIYAIVRLIPRISYDKYNNFKKDSYNNISSVNRVSSMLDENNKNDSFYLNDKLDINKNTNFSKSQNENIINEKSDILDEALQFRRKKKKERPLKKFFDREEIEQIGGVIEHGPYPRTIKYQNNIFEENGYLLKKMNIKYLISENANITLTEIRDFNKNNTNEEDINLHLSKAFINKNSLHLFKKDERVKIMKGELYNLIGTITAINDNVLTVNPDNLAKEFKFLPSDVTKYFNEGDNVTVINGLHKGKSGLISLLDYKENVALIFSPSLNTELRSSIQDLTLSTNNSEGLGGVNTLNGFSIGDLIELSDRQIGVLTYIDKNKHIRVLTNNNKILHTTIGAITSKRSAIGQVCKDENNNVIQAKDTIQIIRGIHKNKVAVVNYIWKNKIFAKINRKIEDNGFVVVDCENCVLSGNRNEKKKIITHNNLFRNNNFFKKNNFQSFIGKTVKILTGVYKGLLGDVIDAERDEFTLLLKIKPKTVRQKRIECAIADAYKDQNIFDEKSYGNEAIIGTKKGLEKIEKNQRSEKKIYDSYYNDNQKRSSDRRKNDFSVRYEEKYFSYNKHKEKDFNYDNEKKKNYEINKSKNNKNYVEDWNYENDKHNVNSTMSNRKNESIYDKEDNDASYSKNYNNNYNKHSGNSKKFYKRNEEDRYKKNKNEENKKYNKKKDHINEEYNLKYEEDKSYVCNFDEEIKKEVKKELKQEDEKKKVKNAQNSERKEEINKQHSIVDDNENNQKDPIWLIEGVMVKVITPGQFFNEIGRIMNITKKNSYIILKIQTEKTSFSIVSDAVVPLKPEKKNDQVIIVDKGKTIEGLIIDIQNKEVQVNTIHGNITSHLQNMFLYKKYFS is encoded by the coding sequence atggaaggaaataaaatattacaaaaCGAAATAGTTAATGGAGATGATGAAGCAAAAGTAATaaatgatgaagaaaatgaaaaagaaaaagaaaaattagaatTGAAAGAAGTAGAAACAGAAATTGGGAAGGAAGAAGAATATAAGCATATTGAacaagaagaaataaaaaaacaagaaCAAATGAAGGAAATATATCAAAcagaagatgaagaagatgaagaaaacGAAAATGTAAAAGATATTCtgctcaaaaaaaaaaggaaaaaaggCCAGTTTAAATCATCATATATAGATACTGAAGCtcaagaaaatgaagaagatgatGAAGATATAGAATATAgagaaaatagaaaaataaagaaacatgggcaaaaaaaaagaaaattaacaacaaataaatatatatcaacCTTCCTAGATACTGAAGCTCAAGTAGGGGatgatgaagaagaagaggATTATGCAAGTTCCTATATTGATGAATTTGAGGAagcaaaaaaattagaaaaaaaaaaaatgtatgaaACTCGCTTAAAAAGTGGAACAAATCATTTAGCTCAAGcgataaataaattatcacAAAgatatgaaaatgaaaaggaaataaaagaGGATACATTAACTGATGGAGAAACATTAACAGAAGAAGAAATGTCAGGTGAGGAATATTTTGATGAAGGAGAATGTTTAAGTACTTTTGATAGCCCCAAAATGTGGTTAATAAAGCTATTTAAGAATAATATAGAAAGAAATTTAGCAATTAGTATTtactataaatatatgaaactAAAAGATAATGACTTTAATATTAAGGGAATATACGTTTCTGATAATTTAAAaggttatatatatatagaagcGGATAGtttatatatgttaaaaagatttttattaggatttaaatatattaatttaaatgaaatatctATTGTGCCTGTTCAAGAATTAACTTCAATATTTGCTATGTGCCATTCTAAGGTTATTATACCTAAGGTAAATGAATATGTAAGAATAAAAAGAGGAGTTTATATGAATGATATAGGTCAAATATTTGAAGTACATGAAAAAGGAATATATGCAATAGTTCGATTAATACCAAGGATATCCtatgataaatataataattttaaaaaggaTAGTTACAATAATATATCTTCTGTAAATAGAGTGAGTTCTATGttagatgaaaataataaaaatgattctttttatttgaatGACAAATTagatataaacaaaaatacaAATTTCTCCAAATctcaaaatgaaaatattataaatgagaAGAGTGATATATTAGATGAAGCTTTACAGTTtaggagaaaaaaaaaaaaggaaagacCTCTTAAAAAGTTTTTTGATCGAGAAGAAATTGAACAAATAGGAGGTGTTATTGAACATGGCCCATATCCTAGAACTATCAAGtatcaaaataatatatttgaagaaaatggatatttattaaagaaaatgaatataaaatatttaattagtGAAAATGCCAATATAACATTAACAGAAATAAGggattttaataaaaataataccaACGAAGAAGATATAAATTTACACCTTAGTAAAGctttcataaataaaaattctttacatttatttaaaaaagatgaaagagtaaaaataatgaaaggGGAgctatataatttaataggAACAATAACAGCTATTAATGATAATGTACTAACAGTAAATCCAGATAATTTAGCAAAAGAGTTTAAGTTTTTACCAAGTGATGttacaaaatattttaacgAAGGAGATAATGTAACAGTAATAAATGGATTACATAAGGGAAAAAGTGGATTGATATCTTTATTagattataaagaaaatgtcGCACTTATATTTTCCCCTTCATTAAACACAGAATTGAGATCATCTATACAAGATTTAACTTTGTCTACCAATAACAGTGAAGGATTAGGTGGTGTTAATACACTAAATGGATTTTCAATAGGGGACTTAATTGAATTAAGTGATAGACAAATAGGAGTTTTAACttatatagataaaaataagcaTATTCGTGTAttaacaaataataataaaatattacataCTACTATAGGTGCAATAACATCTAAAAGATCAGCTATAGGTCAAGTTTGTAAAGATGAGAATAACAATGTGATTCAAGCTAAAGATACTATACAAATAATTAGGGggattcataaaaataaagtagctgtagttaattatatatggaaaaataaaatttttgcaaaaataaatagaaagATTGAAGACAATGGTTTTGTTGTTGTTGACTGTGAAAATTGTGTTTTGTCAGGTAATAGAAatgagaagaaaaaaataataacacataataatttatttagaaataataatttttttaaaaaaaataactttcaATCATTTATTGGAAAAACTGTTAAAATATTAACGGGAGTTTATAAGGGACTATTGGGGGATGTTATTGACGCAGAAAGAGATGAATTTActttacttttaaaaataaaacctAAAACTGTAAGGCAAAAAAGAATAGAATGCGCCATTGCTGATGCTTATAAGGATCAAAACATATTTGATGAAAAATCTTATGGAAATGAAGCTATAATTGGTACTAAAAAAGGTCTAGAAAAGATAGAAAAAAACCAAAGGtcggaaaaaaaaatatatgattcATATTACAATGATAACCAAAAAAGAAGTTCGGACAGAAGGAAAAATGATTTTAGTGTAAGATATGAAGAAAAGTACTTTAGTTATAACAAACACAAAGAAAAGGATTTTAATTATgataatgagaaaaaaaaaaattatgaaattaataaaagtaaaaataataaaaattatgtagaAGATTGGaattatgaaaatgataaacaTAATGTGAATTCGACTATGTCTAATCGTAAAAATGAAAGTATATATGATAAGGAAGATAATGATGCATCATatagtaaaaattataataataactaCAATAAACATAGTGGTAATTCgaagaaattttataaaagaaatgaagaagatcgttataaaaaaaataaaaatgaagaaaataaaaaatataataaaaaaaaggatcaCATAAATGAGGAATATAACTTAAAATACGAAGAAGATAAAAGTTATGTTTGTAATTTTGATGaggaaattaaaaaagaggttaaaaaggaattaaaacaagaagatgaaaaaaaaaaggtaaaaaaTGCACAAAATAGCGAAAGAAAAGAAGAGATTAACAAACAACATAGTATAGTAgatgataatgaaaataatcaaAAAGATCCTATATGGTTAATTGAAGGAGTAATGGTAAAAGTAATTACACCAGGgcaattttttaatgaaataggaagaattatgaatataacaaaaaagaattcttatattattttaaaaatacaaacaGAAAAAACATCCTTTAGTATAGTTTCTGATGCAGTTGTTCCTTTAAAAccagagaaaaaaaatgatcaAGTTATAATTGTAGATAAAGGAAAAACAATAGAAGGATTAATAATAGATATTCAAAATAAGGAAGTTCAGGTTAATACAATACATGGAAATATAACATCTCATTTAcaaaatatgtttttatataagaaatatttttcataa
- the SDH3 gene encoding succinate dehydrogenase subunit 3, putative, with protein MVRKNAFYLPALFLGGASLSHYFASKELDEIEKEAKKTIWGFSTGLVIGLVVGICIGTNYYYIFNKIFSIFDYFIRDSEEKSD; from the coding sequence ATGGTAAGAAAGAATGCATTTTATTTACCGGCATTATTTTTAGGTGGAGCATCTTTGAGTCACTACTTTGCATCAAAAGAGCTGGATGAAATAGAAAAGGAAGCTAAAAAGACAATTTGGGGATTTTCAACTGGTTTAGTAATTGGCCTTGTAGTAGGTATTTGTATTGGGACTaactattattatatatttaataaaatattttcaatttttgaTTATTTTATAAGAGATTCCGAAGAAAAAAGTGATTAA
- the TK gene encoding transketolase, putative has product MSKEIDIKCINEIRMLSAEMPLQANSGHQGAPIGCAPIAHVLWAYVMNYYNEDTKWINRDRFVLSNGHASALLYTMLYLTEQGLTIEDLKNFRQLGSLTPGHPENHITKGVEVTTGPLGQGASNAVGMAIAAHNLADKYNTKDHKIFDNYVYCICGDGCMQEGVFCEAASLAGHLGLGRLILLYDDNKITIDGNTDLSFTEDIGKKFEALNWEVRRVEDGNMDFKKILFEIEESKKNLKQPSLIIVKTICGFGTKVQGTCKSHGLALNEEDLKNAKKFFGLDPEKKFHITDEVRNFYKNVIEKKKENYMKWRKMFEDFTLQFPEIGQEILRRFQQDLPHNWQEVLPRYTPKDPPSATRNLSGVVLNCLNKILPELIGGSADLSESNCTSLKEEKDINRNFHGNKYIRYGVREHGMVAITNGIYSYGGFQPYCGTFLNFYTYAFGALRLAALSNYHILCIATHDSIELGEDGPTHQPIEVLSLLRSTPNLNIIRPADGNEVSGSYLCHFRNPNTPTVIALCRNKVPHLKNTSVENVLKGAYILEDFDDSKSQKVILSGCGSELQLCFDAKNILKTEHNLNVRIVSFPSWTLFKKQTEEYQNSIMMHHNPDVVRFYIEPASTHGFDTYFNVYIGINQFGYSAPKNKIWEHLCITPDNIVQKVLNFIKNKLK; this is encoded by the coding sequence ATGAGCAAAGAAATAGATATAAAATGTATTAATGAAATCCGTATGCTATCGGCAGAAATGCCATTACAAGCGAATAGCGGACATCAAGGAGCTCCTATTGGTTGTGCTCCCATAGCTCACGTTTTATGGGCTTATGTaatgaattattataatGAAGATACAAAATGGATAAATAGAGACAGGTTTGTTTTATCCAATGGTCATGCTAGTGCATTACTGTACACTATGCTGTATTTAACAGAGCAAGGTTTAACTAtagaagatttaaaaaattttcgaCAACTAGGAAGTTTAACCCCCGGCCATCCAGAAAATCATATTACCAAAGGAGTAGAAGTAACTACAGGACCGTTGGGCCAAGGGGCTTCTAATGCTGTTGGAATGGCCATTGCTGCCCATAATTTAGCAGACAAATATAACACAAAggatcataaaatttttgataATTATGTTTATTGTATATGTGGAGATGGATGCATGCAAGAAGGAGTATTTTGTGAAGCCGCTTCTTTAGCTGGTCACTTGGGATTAGGAAGGTTAATCCTTCTAtatgatgataataaaattactaTTGATGGGAACACAGATTTATCCTTTACCGAAGATATTGGAAAGAAATTTGAAGCTCTAAATTGGGAAGTTAGAAGAGTAGAAGATGGAAATAtggattttaaaaaaatattgtttgAAATTGAagaatctaaaaaaaatttaaaacaaCCTTCACTAATAATAGTTAAAACAATTTGCGGTTTTGGAACCAAAGTGCAAGGAACATGCAAATCTCATGGTTTAGCACTTAACGaagaagatttaaaaaatgccAAAAAATTTTTTGGTTTAGATCCTGAAAAAAAGTTTCATATTACAGATGAGGTAAGaaatttctataaaaatgtaatagaaaagaaaaaagaaaattatatgaaatgGAGAAAAATGTTCGAAGATTTTACTTTACAATTTCCTGAAATAGGACAAGAAATTTTGAGAAGATTCCAACAAGATTTACCTCATAATTGGCAAGAAGTATTGCCAAGGTATACACCTAAAGACCCCCCAAGTGCAACAAGAAATTTATCAGGTGTTGTTTTAAATTgtctaaataaaatattgcCCGAATTAATAGGAGGAAGTGCTGATTTATCAGAATCTAATTGTACatcattaaaagaagaaaaagatattaaCAGAAATTTTCAtggaaataaatatataaggtACGGAGTAAGAGAGCATGGAATGGTTGCTATAACAAACGGTATTTATTCCTATGGAGGATTTCAACCTTATTGTGGCACTTTCCTAAACTTTTATACCTATGCTTTCGGTGCTTTAAGGTTAGCTGCTTTATCTAATTACCATATTTTATGTATAGCTACTCACGATTCCATTGAATTAGGAGAAGATGGTCCAACACATCAGCCAATTGAAGTATTGTCACTACTCAGATCTACAccaaatttaaatataataagacCGGCAGATGGAAATGAAGTATCAGGATCCTATTTGTGTCATTTTAGAAATCCTAATACCCCAACAGTTATTGCATTATGTAGAAATAAAGTACCACACTTAAAGAACACATCAGTAGAAAATGTGTTAAAAGGAGCATACATTTTAGAAGATTTCGATGATTCAAAAAGCCAAAAAGTTATTTTAAGTGGATGCGGATCAGAACTACAATTATGCTTTGATGctaaaaacattttaaaaacTGAACATAATTTAAACGTTCGAATTGTTAGCTTTCCATCATGGACACTATTTAAAAAGCAGACAGAAGAATATCAAAATTCTATTATGATGCATCATAATCCTGATGTAGTCAGATTTTATATTGAACCTGCTTCTACTCATGGATTCGACACCTATTTTAATGTTTATATAGGCATTAATCAATTTGGCTATTCAGCAcccaaaaataaaatatgggAACATTTATGCATCACACCAGATAATATTGTTCAAAaagttttaaattttataaaaaacaaattaaaataa
- a CDS encoding SNARE associated Golgi protein, putative produces the protein MKREKKKPAIYGRNISTPKKRSRKVKLHLFYLSVIFVFFILVIAVYIYLMPGLNVESKNRLKILIPKSFKDLKNLSNKEKVKILYDSLVLYKSEHGFVLLILLSLFYIFYQSFPLFLWWMTGTASIITILIGAFYNYLFSILYCSILSTISPVIAYVIFKYYGKTVIEHFFKNSLIKFNAQIKKRVKNKIDLFFYIAILRLTPIFPNALINILGASLSLPILPFFVGTYIGLLPNTVILVSLGQAINRLSSVNMKQQFYVPLIFIILLLLFQKIMRNKYKEISL, from the exons atgaaaagagaaaaaaaaaaacctgCAATATATGGAAGAAATATATCCACtccaaaaaaaagaagtagAAAAGTTAAACttcatcttttttatctttcagtaatttttgttttttttattttagtaaTTGCTGTATACATTTATCTAATGCCAG GTTTAAATGTAGAAAGCAAAAATagattaaaaattttaattcctAAAAGCTTTAAGgatttgaaaaatttaagtAATAAAGAGAAAGTAAAGATTTTATATGATTCGTTAGTTTTATATAAGAGTGAGCATggttttgttttattaatactGTTATCattgttttatattttttatcaatCATTTCCGTTATTTTTATGGTGGATGACTGGAACGGCTAGTATTATAACAATATTGATTGGAGCTTTTtacaattatttattttccatCCTTTACTGTTCCATTTTATCAACCATTTCACCTGTAATTGcttatgtaatttttaaatattatgggAAGACAGTTATAgaacatttttttaagaattctCTTATAAAGTTTAATgcacaaataaaaaaaagagtgaaaaataaaattgatttatttttttatatagcaATACTAAGATTAACTCCTATATTTCCAAATGCTTTAATTAACATACTTGGGGCTTCTTTATCACTTCCTATCCTTCCCTTTTTTGTAGGTACATATATTGGACTTTTACCTAATACTGTAATATTAg tTTCATTAGGACAAGCTATAAATAGGTTATCATCAGTAAATATGAAGCAGCAATTTTATGTaccattaatttttataatattgttattgctttttcaaaaaataatgaggaataaatataaagagaTAAGTctttaa